The Podarcis raffonei isolate rPodRaf1 chromosome 2, rPodRaf1.pri, whole genome shotgun sequence genome window below encodes:
- the LOC128409294 gene encoding CD82 antigen-like: MKPICQKATTYSLFFFNHLFFVLGAMLMGSGLWLLFDKRNFITILQISTSTMYIVPYTLIGVGAVTMVMGFLGCVGAFSGSRCFLGLYFLGLLLLLVAQATTFLLIYHRAKAMKEKTPTFVLHLIRYYDLRHETNRSAMLAWDYFQSKMSCCGWIGPENWKLNLFLQQRNYTLYPCSCGVNATSSDAAIGFCPLAAPSDAFDSWPVRKTGCVVSARKWFQENNEVIIGVCAAVSLTEVLGMVLSVCLCKSKAL, translated from the coding sequence ATGAAGCCCATCTGTCAGAAAGCCACCACTTACAGCCTCTTCTTCTTCAACCACCTCTTCTTTGTCCTGGGGGCCATGCTGATGGGCTCCGGACTATGGCTCTTGTTCGACAAGAGAAACTTCATCACCATCCTGCAGATCTCGACGTCCACCATGTACATCGTGCCTTACACCCTGATTGGCGTCGGGGCCGTCACCATGGTGATGGGGTTCCTGGGCTGCGTAGGGGCCTTCAGCGGGAGCCGCTGTTTCTTGGGACTGTACTTCCTCGGCCTGCTGTTGCTCCTGGTGGCCCAGGCCACCACCTTCTTGCTCATCTACCACCGTGCGAAGGCCATGAAGGAAAAAACGCCCACCTTTGTCCTCCACCTCATCCGGTACTACGACCTGAGGCACGAAACCAACAGGTCCGCCATGCTGGCCTGGGATTATTTCCAATCCAAGATGTCTTGCTGCGGGTGGATCGGGCCGGAAAACTGGAAGCTGAACCTCTTCCTCCAGCAGAGAAATTACACACTCTACCCTTGCTCTTGCGGCGTCAACGCCACCAGCTCGGACGCAGCGATAGGCTTCTGCCCTCTGGCTGCTCCTTCCGACGCCTTTGACAGCTGGCCGGTGAGGAAGACGGGCTGCGTGGTCTCCGCCCGTAAATGGTTTCAAGAGAACAACGAAGTCATCATAGGGGTCTGTGCAGCCGTCTCTCTCACCGAGGTGTTGGGAATGGTGCTGTCCGTTTGCCTCTGCAAGAGCAAAGCACTCTGA
- the LOC128409279 gene encoding zinc finger and SCAN domain-containing protein 2-like, with translation MQTWEKDSGPDLCAQVVALAEDFLLRRQEPDGEAQNVPQLSEKNLSDSKKAQEDKQAEEAEEYDGETALLVDESDGESEEGVLPAERPERRNPTRISLEEVILGKLFPVEEGPPGNVPTTNFATEKPFECSECGKHFSTSSHLINHKRVHTGEKPYKCLSCGKSFTERGNLLKHQRTHTGEKPYGCSDCGKAFGISSQLISHKRVHTGEKPYECSDCGKSFCTSSQLVRHSRVHTGEKPYECSACGKTFSQRSYLVGHERTHTGEKPFECSQCGKWFSHRSDRLRHEKIHTGEKPHKCADCGKGFNQKGSLVTHQRTHTGEKPFECSECGKSFNDRGYLITHRRTHTGEKPFECLDCGKSFSRTSHLTVHKKTHGGERP, from the exons ATGCAGACTTGGGAGAAGGACTCTGGCCCAGACCTCTGTGCCCAGGTGGTAGCCCTAGCTGAGGATTTCCTCCTGAGACGGCAAGAGCCTGACGGAGAGGCACAAAAC GTGCCTCAGCTCTCAGAGAAGAATCTTTCAGATTCCAAGAAGGCACAGGAAGACAAGCAGGCAGAGGAGGCAGAAGAATATGATGGGGAGACTGCCTTATTAG TCGACGAGTCCGACGGAGAAAGCGAAGAGGGGGTCCTCCCAGCAGAAAGACCCGAGCGCAGAAACCCCACCCGGATATCGTTGGAAGAAGTCATCCTGGGGAAGCTTTTCCCAGTGGAAGAAGGGCCTCCGGGCAACGTGCCCACCACAAACTTTGCCACGGAGAAGCCGTTTGAGTGCTCTGAGTGCGGGAAGCACTTCTCTACCAGCTCCCACCTCATCAACCACAAGCGcgtccacacaggggagaagccctacaagtgcttGAGCTGCGGGAAAAGCTTCACGGAGCGAGGCAACCTCTTGAAGCACCAGAGGACCCACACAGGCGAGAAGCCCTATGGATGTTCCGACTGCGGGAAAGCCTTTGGCATCAGCTCTCAACTGATCAGCCACAAGCGGgtgcacacgggagagaagccctacGAGTGCTCggactgcgggaagagcttctGCACCAGCTCGCAGCTCGTGCGCCACAGCCGggtccacacgggcgagaagccgtacGAGTGCTCCGCCTGCGGGAAAACCTTCAGCCAGAGGTCGTACCTCGTGGGGCACGAGAGGacgcacacgggcgagaagcccttcGAGTGCTCGCAGTGTGGGAAGTGGTTCTCGCACCGCTCCGACCGCCTGAGGCACGAGAagatccacacgggcgagaagccccaCAAGTGCGCCGACTGCGGGAAGGGCTTCAACCAGAAGGGCTCACTCGTCACGCACCAGAggacccacacgggggagaagcccttcgagtgctccgagtgcgggaagagcttcaacgACCGGGGTTACCTTATCACACACCGGAgaacccacacgggggagaagccctttGAGTGCTTggactgcgggaagagcttcagccgcACGTCCCACCTGACCGTGCATAAAAAAACACATGGCGGGGAGAGGCCGTAG